In Halalkalibaculum roseum, a single window of DNA contains:
- a CDS encoding DUF6090 family protein — MEQNKVRTYILYAVGEILLVVIGILIALQINNWNENRKAVQNEYEIVGKMIEQSEADSILLSYRIKVFESRISNIEDYLAVGQGKADSLKQKKFSGWLPIYSTFNDGTHLIRNHLEDFKKINDLELRDQLMEYSHLSSMMDKAIQIANFNTLNYSLPLHHEYYETLKNYDTTSTLYEMQDFLKTPKVQSHIMLSNTWLKNVLTQVEKLFNKNQEVLERLEHYKFELVN; from the coding sequence ATGGAACAGAATAAAGTCCGCACGTATATCCTGTATGCCGTTGGGGAGATCCTGCTGGTAGTAATTGGGATTTTAATTGCCCTTCAAATCAACAACTGGAATGAAAATAGAAAAGCTGTTCAAAACGAATACGAAATAGTTGGTAAAATGATAGAACAATCTGAAGCCGACTCAATTTTACTGTCTTATCGCATTAAAGTTTTTGAAAGTCGTATCTCAAACATTGAGGATTACTTAGCTGTCGGTCAAGGCAAGGCAGATTCCTTAAAACAAAAAAAATTCTCTGGGTGGCTTCCAATATACTCCACTTTTAACGATGGAACGCACTTAATTCGTAACCATTTAGAAGACTTTAAAAAAATTAATGATCTTGAGCTGAGAGATCAACTCATGGAGTATTCCCATTTATCCAGCATGATGGATAAAGCTATTCAAATAGCAAATTTTAATACGCTAAACTATAGTTTACCGCTTCATCATGAGTATTATGAAACTCTGAAAAATTACGATACCACTTCTACTTTGTACGAAATGCAGGATTTTTTGAAAACCCCGAAAGTACAAAGCCATATTATGCTCTCTAATACCTGGCTAAAAAATGTATTGACTCAGGTGGAAAAATTATTTAACAAAAACCAAGAAGTATTGGAGCGACTAGAGCATTATAAATTTGAGTTAGTTAATTAA
- a CDS encoding tyrosine-type recombinase/integrase — protein MAGLRKRKGIYYIRFFKKVDGKRKQKALSLGTKDKRQAQKFLLEFEDKFNRGEIDPFNGWTPQMEAEKKRKKLKGKYLPLDKAADQFVDLRSQANKTTKKNYRRHLEMLMDALGRTMPVTEIVEQDIRDFCFRSDISIATQASYLRHLKVFFRWLHEKEIIREDPTADIKPPKVPQKITQKTLTKEELEKVFEAFDVYYKELKKKGFATKPEQMRLWFKPMIMTTYFCGLRAKEAVNLTWKNVSLDEGFIRITNSDNSNTKSGKDRTLPLRDDLKPWLEQWHKDQGRPLDGYVFPSATGVNEWSQMDSLSLSKSFKKFAKLANLPDSINLHGLRHSCATDLLRKGVPITHVSKFLGHSSVTVTQIYEHLDENDLKNSINKYDK, from the coding sequence ATGGCAGGACTCAGAAAAAGAAAAGGGATCTATTATATACGCTTTTTTAAGAAAGTGGACGGTAAAAGGAAGCAAAAGGCACTCAGTCTAGGAACTAAAGATAAGAGACAAGCCCAAAAATTTCTTTTAGAGTTTGAGGATAAGTTTAATCGGGGAGAAATTGATCCATTTAATGGATGGACCCCACAGATGGAAGCTGAAAAGAAGAGAAAAAAACTAAAGGGAAAATATCTTCCTTTGGATAAGGCAGCTGATCAGTTCGTCGATCTTCGGAGTCAGGCAAACAAGACTACCAAGAAAAATTATCGACGCCACCTAGAGATGCTCATGGATGCCTTGGGACGAACTATGCCAGTCACTGAAATAGTTGAGCAGGATATTCGAGACTTCTGCTTCCGAAGTGATATCTCTATTGCCACACAGGCCAGCTACCTTAGACATCTTAAGGTCTTTTTCCGATGGTTGCATGAGAAGGAGATTATCAGAGAAGATCCTACCGCCGATATAAAACCTCCAAAAGTACCTCAAAAAATTACGCAAAAGACTCTCACCAAAGAAGAATTGGAAAAGGTATTTGAAGCCTTTGATGTATACTACAAGGAGTTGAAGAAAAAGGGATTTGCTACTAAGCCTGAACAAATGCGTTTATGGTTTAAGCCGATGATAATGACCACCTACTTCTGTGGCCTACGGGCAAAAGAAGCAGTTAACTTGACCTGGAAGAACGTCAGCTTAGATGAAGGTTTTATTCGGATAACCAATTCGGATAACAGCAATACCAAATCGGGCAAGGATAGAACACTGCCCCTCCGTGACGATCTAAAGCCCTGGCTTGAGCAATGGCATAAGGATCAAGGAAGGCCTTTGGATGGATACGTATTCCCAAGTGCAACCGGCGTTAATGAATGGTCACAAATGGATTCCTTATCACTATCTAAATCTTTCAAGAAATTTGCTAAGCTGGCCAACCTACCTGATTCCATAAACCTCCATGGACTCAGGCATTCTTGCGCAACTGATCTACTACGAAAAGGGGTGCCAATAACTCATGTATCTAAATTTTTAGGTCACTCATCTGTCACCGTTACCCAGATCTATGAACACCTTGATGAAAATGATTTGAAAAATTCAATCAATAAATATGATAAATGA
- a CDS encoding helix-turn-helix domain-containing protein, whose translation MQHAYIPTKEELEDIISRVTRETVNEVLPGAIRKATRNEWLTTDDVMEMLQCSRRHVQYLRDSKQLPFSQNGRTIRYHIEDVEAFLNDHKVE comes from the coding sequence ATGCAACATGCTTATATCCCAACTAAAGAAGAACTGGAAGATATAATTTCCAGAGTTACTAGAGAGACTGTTAATGAAGTCTTGCCAGGAGCAATACGTAAAGCCACGCGTAATGAATGGTTAACTACTGATGACGTTATGGAAATGCTTCAATGTTCCAGAAGACACGTTCAGTATCTCAGGGATAGTAAGCAACTTCCATTCTCACAAAATGGCCGAACTATTCGATATCACATTGAAGATGTTGAGGCCTTTCTAAATGATCATAAAGTAGAATAA
- a CDS encoding rolling circle replication-associated protein codes for MRNENYETQQQYANWLSNERWDYFFTGTFRYENISVNGSRRCAQRFFRGFTTLELGVLFIESGKLYGKVHLHGLLRFRPGHRPSARTIWSWWFDRYGRAKVEEIDSAEAVSSYCCKYVTKQMKDETFFLV; via the coding sequence ATGAGAAATGAAAACTACGAAACCCAACAACAGTACGCAAACTGGCTATCTAACGAACGCTGGGATTATTTCTTCACTGGTACCTTCAGATATGAAAATATCTCTGTTAACGGCTCACGCAGGTGCGCTCAACGCTTTTTTCGAGGTTTCACGACCCTTGAACTTGGTGTTCTTTTCATCGAGTCGGGAAAACTCTATGGAAAAGTCCATTTGCACGGCCTGTTACGTTTCCGTCCAGGTCACCGGCCATCAGCTCGAACTATTTGGTCTTGGTGGTTTGACCGTTACGGACGTGCCAAAGTGGAAGAGATTGACTCCGCAGAAGCGGTCTCAAGCTACTGCTGTAAGTACGTAACCAAACAGATGAAGGATGAGACCTTCTTCCTGGTATGA
- a CDS encoding site-specific integrase, which translates to MATTYHFYLRKDKKRDNGKCPIYLRITQNRKSRYVSTGVYVPEKNWNPDKEEVRKNHRNYKALNSILEEEQVKAEIVQAELSRHGKDSAKAIQERLKERQTGDFFDLADEYLKEVEKTQSYYTHKNAKVAIGKVEDFEDGRSLPLKHIDSGWLERFERFLKQEYDNHPNTISKNFRAIRGIIKKALKKHLMPIDPFATFEGAKRAKPQPKTKLSIKQIEAIEEFNFEKGSNLWHTRNYFMFSFYSGGIRFGDLCCLRWKDIKEGRLSYQMNKNKKAFTIELNQHQKDILEFYSEDNKSEHFIFPILNSYKDYSDSTYLRKRISSKNALVNKWLGKIAEKVNAKLEKEVSDTPKIEGISFHIARHSFAQHAVKKGLSMYELMQTLRHSKIETTQKYLKGLDEQLADEAMKKVF; encoded by the coding sequence ATGGCGACTACTTATCACTTCTATCTACGCAAAGATAAAAAAAGAGACAACGGCAAATGTCCGATTTATTTACGAATTACGCAAAATCGTAAATCAAGATATGTGAGCACTGGTGTATATGTTCCCGAAAAAAATTGGAATCCGGATAAAGAAGAGGTTCGAAAGAATCATCGAAATTATAAAGCGTTAAATAGTATCCTAGAGGAAGAACAGGTTAAAGCAGAAATAGTACAAGCGGAATTAAGTAGACATGGCAAGGATTCAGCAAAGGCAATCCAGGAGCGTTTAAAAGAAAGACAAACCGGAGATTTCTTTGACTTAGCTGATGAGTATCTGAAAGAGGTTGAAAAGACTCAAAGCTATTACACACATAAAAATGCAAAGGTAGCTATTGGAAAAGTAGAGGACTTTGAAGATGGTCGATCTCTTCCTTTAAAACATATTGATTCGGGGTGGTTGGAACGCTTTGAACGCTTCTTAAAACAGGAATACGATAATCATCCAAATACCATAAGTAAAAACTTTCGTGCTATCCGAGGGATTATTAAGAAGGCACTAAAGAAGCATTTAATGCCCATTGATCCCTTTGCTACTTTTGAAGGTGCTAAACGGGCGAAACCACAGCCCAAAACTAAACTTTCTATTAAACAGATTGAGGCTATTGAGGAATTCAATTTTGAAAAGGGTTCTAATCTTTGGCATACTCGAAATTATTTTATGTTCTCATTTTATAGTGGAGGAATTCGTTTTGGAGATTTGTGTTGTCTCAGATGGAAAGATATTAAAGAAGGTCGCCTTTCCTATCAGATGAATAAGAATAAGAAGGCATTTACTATTGAGCTAAATCAGCACCAGAAAGATATTTTAGAGTTCTATTCCGAGGATAATAAATCGGAACATTTCATTTTCCCAATCCTTAATAGCTATAAAGATTATTCAGATTCTACCTATTTGCGAAAAAGGATTAGTAGTAAAAACGCCTTGGTTAACAAATGGCTTGGAAAGATAGCTGAAAAGGTAAATGCTAAACTAGAAAAGGAAGTATCTGATACACCCAAGATTGAGGGTATTTCATTTCATATTGCAAGGCATTCGTTCGCTCAGCATGCTGTTAAGAAAGGATTAAGCATGTATGAGTTGATGCAGACATTAAGGCATTCGAAGATAGAAACCACACAGAAGTATTTGAAAGGTCTCGATGAGCAACTAGCAGATGAAGCAATGAAAAAGGTATTTTAA